A genome region from Taeniopygia guttata chromosome 18, bTaeGut7.mat, whole genome shotgun sequence includes the following:
- the ZNF207 gene encoding BUB3-interacting and GLEBS motif-containing protein ZNF207 isoform X2 — translation MGRKKKKQLKPWCWYCNRDFDDEKILIQHQKAKHFKCHICHKKLYTGPGLAIHCMQVHKETIDAVPNAIPGRTDIELEIYGMEGIPEKDMEERRRLLEQKTQESQKKKQQDDSDEYEDDESAASTSFQPQQVQPQQGYIPPMAQPGLPPVPGAPGMPPGIPPLMAGVPPMMPGMPPVMPGMPPGLHQQRKYMQSFCGGNMMMPMGGMMPPGPGIPPLMPGMPPGMPPPVGPRPGMPPMTQAQPVTAPGILNRPPAPAAAAPTPQPPVTKPLFPSAGQMGTPVTSSSAASSNSESLSASSNALFPSTAQAAAAVPGPVGTDFKPLNSTPATTTEPPKPTFPAYTQSTASTTSTTNSTAAKPATSITSKPATLTTTSATSKLIHPDEDISLEERRAQLPKYQRNLPRPGQAALGNPPVGPIGGMMPPQPGIPPQQQGMRPPMPPHGQYGAHHQGMPGYLPGAMPPYGQGPPMVPPYQSGPPRPPMGMRPPVMSQGGRY, via the exons ATGGGCCGTAAGAAGAAGAAGCAGTTGAAGCCTTGGTGCTG GTACTGTAATAGGGATTTTGATGATGAGAAAATCCTTATACAGCATCAAAAAGCAAAGCACTTTAAATGCCATATATGTCATAAGAAACTCTATACAGGACCTGGTTTAGCTATACACTGCATGCAG gtACATAAAGAAACAATAGATGCTGTTCCAAATGCTATTCCTGGAAGAACAGACATTGAACTGGAAATCTATGGAATGGAAGGCATTCCAGAAAAAGACATGGAGGAACGGAGGAGGTTACTTGAACAAAAAACTCAGG AGagccagaaaaagaaacaacaggaTGATTCTGATGAGTATGAAGATGATGAATCTGCAGCTTCAACTTCATTTCAACCCCAGCAAGTTCAGCCGCAGCAGGGGTACATTCCCCCAATGGCACAGCCAGGTTTGCCTCCTGTGCCAGGTGCACCAGGGATGCCTCCAG gtatACCGCCATTAATGGCAGGTGTTCCACCTATGATGCCTGGAATGCCTCCAGTTATGCCTGGAATGCCACCTGG ATTACATCAACAGAGAAAATACATGCAGTCATTTTGTGGTGGAAACAT GATGATGCCAATGGGTGGAATGATGCCTCCTGGGCCAGGAATCCCACCTCTTATGCCTGGTATGCCACCAG GGATGCCCCCTCCTGTTGGGCCTCGGCCGGGCATGCCTCCAATGACACAAGCACAGCCTGTTACAGCCCCGGGCATTCTAAACCggcctccagctcctgctgcagcagcaccgaCCCCACAGCCTCCAGTTACTAAACCACTCTTCCCAAGTGCAGGGCAG ATGGGGACACCTGTCACAAGCTCAAGTGCAGCTTCCTCcaattcagaaagtctctcaGCATCTTCTAACGCTCTGTTTCCTAGCACAGCACAA gctgcagcagctgtgccagggccagtTGGTACCGATTTCAAACCTTTGAATTCTACACCTGCAACAACAACGGAACCCCCCAAACCAACATTCCCGGCTTACACACAGTCTACAGCCTCAACCACTAGCACGACAAACAGCACTGCAGCTAAACCAGCTACATCTATCACAAGTAAGCCTGCTACCCTCACAACAACCAGTGCAACCAGTAAGTTGATCCATCCAGATGAGGATATATCACTG GAAGAGAGAAGGGCACAGTTGCCTAAATACCAGCGCAATCTTCCTCGACCAGGCCAGGCTGCCCTGGGTAATCCACCAGTTGGACCAATTGGAGGTATGATGCCaccacagccaggaattcctccaCAACAACAAGGAATGAGACCTCCCATGCCACCTCATG GTCAGTATGGTGCTCATCATCAGGGCATGCCAGGATATCTTCCTGGAGCAATGCCTCCATACGGTCAGGGACCTCCAATGGTGCCCCCATACCAGAGTGGACCTCCTCGCCCTCCGATGGGAATGAGACCGCCCGTAATGTCGCAAGGTGGCCGCTACTGA
- the ZNF207 gene encoding BUB3-interacting and GLEBS motif-containing protein ZNF207 isoform X1, with amino-acid sequence MGRKKKKQLKPWCWYCNRDFDDEKILIQHQKAKHFKCHICHKKLYTGPGLAIHCMQVHKETIDAVPNAIPGRTDIELEIYGMEGIPEKDMEERRRLLEQKTQESQKKKQQDDSDEYEDDESAASTSFQPQQVQPQQGYIPPMAQPGLPPVPGAPGMPPGIPPLMAGVPPMMPGMPPVMPGMPPGLHQQRKYMQSFCGGNMMMPMGGMMPPGPGIPPLMPGMPPGRSGLSNSYYGMPPPVGPRPGMPPMTQAQPVTAPGILNRPPAPAAAAPTPQPPVTKPLFPSAGQMGTPVTSSSAASSNSESLSASSNALFPSTAQAAAAVPGPVGTDFKPLNSTPATTTEPPKPTFPAYTQSTASTTSTTNSTAAKPATSITSKPATLTTTSATSKLIHPDEDISLEERRAQLPKYQRNLPRPGQAALGNPPVGPIGGMMPPQPGIPPQQQGMRPPMPPHGQYGAHHQGMPGYLPGAMPPYGQGPPMVPPYQSGPPRPPMGMRPPVMSQGGRY; translated from the exons ATGGGCCGTAAGAAGAAGAAGCAGTTGAAGCCTTGGTGCTG GTACTGTAATAGGGATTTTGATGATGAGAAAATCCTTATACAGCATCAAAAAGCAAAGCACTTTAAATGCCATATATGTCATAAGAAACTCTATACAGGACCTGGTTTAGCTATACACTGCATGCAG gtACATAAAGAAACAATAGATGCTGTTCCAAATGCTATTCCTGGAAGAACAGACATTGAACTGGAAATCTATGGAATGGAAGGCATTCCAGAAAAAGACATGGAGGAACGGAGGAGGTTACTTGAACAAAAAACTCAGG AGagccagaaaaagaaacaacaggaTGATTCTGATGAGTATGAAGATGATGAATCTGCAGCTTCAACTTCATTTCAACCCCAGCAAGTTCAGCCGCAGCAGGGGTACATTCCCCCAATGGCACAGCCAGGTTTGCCTCCTGTGCCAGGTGCACCAGGGATGCCTCCAG gtatACCGCCATTAATGGCAGGTGTTCCACCTATGATGCCTGGAATGCCTCCAGTTATGCCTGGAATGCCACCTGG ATTACATCAACAGAGAAAATACATGCAGTCATTTTGTGGTGGAAACAT GATGATGCCAATGGGTGGAATGATGCCTCCTGGGCCAGGAATCCCACCTCTTATGCCTGGTATGCCACCAGGTAGGTCAGGGTTGTCGAACTCGTACTATG GGATGCCCCCTCCTGTTGGGCCTCGGCCGGGCATGCCTCCAATGACACAAGCACAGCCTGTTACAGCCCCGGGCATTCTAAACCggcctccagctcctgctgcagcagcaccgaCCCCACAGCCTCCAGTTACTAAACCACTCTTCCCAAGTGCAGGGCAG ATGGGGACACCTGTCACAAGCTCAAGTGCAGCTTCCTCcaattcagaaagtctctcaGCATCTTCTAACGCTCTGTTTCCTAGCACAGCACAA gctgcagcagctgtgccagggccagtTGGTACCGATTTCAAACCTTTGAATTCTACACCTGCAACAACAACGGAACCCCCCAAACCAACATTCCCGGCTTACACACAGTCTACAGCCTCAACCACTAGCACGACAAACAGCACTGCAGCTAAACCAGCTACATCTATCACAAGTAAGCCTGCTACCCTCACAACAACCAGTGCAACCAGTAAGTTGATCCATCCAGATGAGGATATATCACTG GAAGAGAGAAGGGCACAGTTGCCTAAATACCAGCGCAATCTTCCTCGACCAGGCCAGGCTGCCCTGGGTAATCCACCAGTTGGACCAATTGGAGGTATGATGCCaccacagccaggaattcctccaCAACAACAAGGAATGAGACCTCCCATGCCACCTCATG GTCAGTATGGTGCTCATCATCAGGGCATGCCAGGATATCTTCCTGGAGCAATGCCTCCATACGGTCAGGGACCTCCAATGGTGCCCCCATACCAGAGTGGACCTCCTCGCCCTCCGATGGGAATGAGACCGCCCGTAATGTCGCAAGGTGGCCGCTACTGA
- the ZNF207 gene encoding BUB3-interacting and GLEBS motif-containing protein ZNF207 isoform X4 → MGRKKKKQLKPWCWYCNRDFDDEKILIQHQKAKHFKCHICHKKLYTGPGLAIHCMQVHKETIDAVPNAIPGRTDIELEIYGMEGIPEKDMEERRRLLEQKTQESQKKKQQDDSDEYEDDESAASTSFQPQQVQPQQGYIPPMAQPGLPPVPGAPGMPPGIPPLMAGVPPMMPGMPPVMPGMPPGMMPMGGMMPPGPGIPPLMPGMPPGMPPPVGPRPGMPPMTQAQPVTAPGILNRPPAPAAAAPTPQPPVTKPLFPSAGQMGTPVTSSSAASSNSESLSASSNALFPSTAQAAAAVPGPVGTDFKPLNSTPATTTEPPKPTFPAYTQSTASTTSTTNSTAAKPATSITSKPATLTTTSATSKLIHPDEDISLEERRAQLPKYQRNLPRPGQAALGNPPVGPIGGMMPPQPGIPPQQQGMRPPMPPHGQYGAHHQGMPGYLPGAMPPYGQGPPMVPPYQSGPPRPPMGMRPPVMSQGGRY, encoded by the exons ATGGGCCGTAAGAAGAAGAAGCAGTTGAAGCCTTGGTGCTG GTACTGTAATAGGGATTTTGATGATGAGAAAATCCTTATACAGCATCAAAAAGCAAAGCACTTTAAATGCCATATATGTCATAAGAAACTCTATACAGGACCTGGTTTAGCTATACACTGCATGCAG gtACATAAAGAAACAATAGATGCTGTTCCAAATGCTATTCCTGGAAGAACAGACATTGAACTGGAAATCTATGGAATGGAAGGCATTCCAGAAAAAGACATGGAGGAACGGAGGAGGTTACTTGAACAAAAAACTCAGG AGagccagaaaaagaaacaacaggaTGATTCTGATGAGTATGAAGATGATGAATCTGCAGCTTCAACTTCATTTCAACCCCAGCAAGTTCAGCCGCAGCAGGGGTACATTCCCCCAATGGCACAGCCAGGTTTGCCTCCTGTGCCAGGTGCACCAGGGATGCCTCCAG gtatACCGCCATTAATGGCAGGTGTTCCACCTATGATGCCTGGAATGCCTCCAGTTATGCCTGGAATGCCACCTGG GATGATGCCAATGGGTGGAATGATGCCTCCTGGGCCAGGAATCCCACCTCTTATGCCTGGTATGCCACCAG GGATGCCCCCTCCTGTTGGGCCTCGGCCGGGCATGCCTCCAATGACACAAGCACAGCCTGTTACAGCCCCGGGCATTCTAAACCggcctccagctcctgctgcagcagcaccgaCCCCACAGCCTCCAGTTACTAAACCACTCTTCCCAAGTGCAGGGCAG ATGGGGACACCTGTCACAAGCTCAAGTGCAGCTTCCTCcaattcagaaagtctctcaGCATCTTCTAACGCTCTGTTTCCTAGCACAGCACAA gctgcagcagctgtgccagggccagtTGGTACCGATTTCAAACCTTTGAATTCTACACCTGCAACAACAACGGAACCCCCCAAACCAACATTCCCGGCTTACACACAGTCTACAGCCTCAACCACTAGCACGACAAACAGCACTGCAGCTAAACCAGCTACATCTATCACAAGTAAGCCTGCTACCCTCACAACAACCAGTGCAACCAGTAAGTTGATCCATCCAGATGAGGATATATCACTG GAAGAGAGAAGGGCACAGTTGCCTAAATACCAGCGCAATCTTCCTCGACCAGGCCAGGCTGCCCTGGGTAATCCACCAGTTGGACCAATTGGAGGTATGATGCCaccacagccaggaattcctccaCAACAACAAGGAATGAGACCTCCCATGCCACCTCATG GTCAGTATGGTGCTCATCATCAGGGCATGCCAGGATATCTTCCTGGAGCAATGCCTCCATACGGTCAGGGACCTCCAATGGTGCCCCCATACCAGAGTGGACCTCCTCGCCCTCCGATGGGAATGAGACCGCCCGTAATGTCGCAAGGTGGCCGCTACTGA
- the ZNF207 gene encoding BUB3-interacting and GLEBS motif-containing protein ZNF207 isoform X7, protein MGRKKKKQLKPWCWYCNRDFDDEKILIQHQKAKHFKCHICHKKLYTGPGLAIHCMQVHKETIDAVPNAIPGRTDIELEIYGMEGIPEKDMEERRRLLEQKTQESQKKKQQDDSDEYEDDESAASTSFQPQQVQPQQGYIPPMAQPGLPPVPGAPGMPPGIPPLMAGVPPMMPGMPPVMPGMPPGMMPMGGMMPPGPGIPPLMPGMPPGRSGLSNSYYGMPPPVGPRPGMPPMTQAQPVTAPGILNRPPAPAAAAPTPQPPVTKPLFPSAGQAAAAVPGPVGTDFKPLNSTPATTTEPPKPTFPAYTQSTASTTSTTNSTAAKPATSITSKPATLTTTSATSKLIHPDEDISLEERRAQLPKYQRNLPRPGQAALGNPPVGPIGGMMPPQPGIPPQQQGMRPPMPPHGQYGAHHQGMPGYLPGAMPPYGQGPPMVPPYQSGPPRPPMGMRPPVMSQGGRY, encoded by the exons ATGGGCCGTAAGAAGAAGAAGCAGTTGAAGCCTTGGTGCTG GTACTGTAATAGGGATTTTGATGATGAGAAAATCCTTATACAGCATCAAAAAGCAAAGCACTTTAAATGCCATATATGTCATAAGAAACTCTATACAGGACCTGGTTTAGCTATACACTGCATGCAG gtACATAAAGAAACAATAGATGCTGTTCCAAATGCTATTCCTGGAAGAACAGACATTGAACTGGAAATCTATGGAATGGAAGGCATTCCAGAAAAAGACATGGAGGAACGGAGGAGGTTACTTGAACAAAAAACTCAGG AGagccagaaaaagaaacaacaggaTGATTCTGATGAGTATGAAGATGATGAATCTGCAGCTTCAACTTCATTTCAACCCCAGCAAGTTCAGCCGCAGCAGGGGTACATTCCCCCAATGGCACAGCCAGGTTTGCCTCCTGTGCCAGGTGCACCAGGGATGCCTCCAG gtatACCGCCATTAATGGCAGGTGTTCCACCTATGATGCCTGGAATGCCTCCAGTTATGCCTGGAATGCCACCTGG GATGATGCCAATGGGTGGAATGATGCCTCCTGGGCCAGGAATCCCACCTCTTATGCCTGGTATGCCACCAGGTAGGTCAGGGTTGTCGAACTCGTACTATG GGATGCCCCCTCCTGTTGGGCCTCGGCCGGGCATGCCTCCAATGACACAAGCACAGCCTGTTACAGCCCCGGGCATTCTAAACCggcctccagctcctgctgcagcagcaccgaCCCCACAGCCTCCAGTTACTAAACCACTCTTCCCAAGTGCAGGGCAG gctgcagcagctgtgccagggccagtTGGTACCGATTTCAAACCTTTGAATTCTACACCTGCAACAACAACGGAACCCCCCAAACCAACATTCCCGGCTTACACACAGTCTACAGCCTCAACCACTAGCACGACAAACAGCACTGCAGCTAAACCAGCTACATCTATCACAAGTAAGCCTGCTACCCTCACAACAACCAGTGCAACCAGTAAGTTGATCCATCCAGATGAGGATATATCACTG GAAGAGAGAAGGGCACAGTTGCCTAAATACCAGCGCAATCTTCCTCGACCAGGCCAGGCTGCCCTGGGTAATCCACCAGTTGGACCAATTGGAGGTATGATGCCaccacagccaggaattcctccaCAACAACAAGGAATGAGACCTCCCATGCCACCTCATG GTCAGTATGGTGCTCATCATCAGGGCATGCCAGGATATCTTCCTGGAGCAATGCCTCCATACGGTCAGGGACCTCCAATGGTGCCCCCATACCAGAGTGGACCTCCTCGCCCTCCGATGGGAATGAGACCGCCCGTAATGTCGCAAGGTGGCCGCTACTGA
- the ZNF207 gene encoding BUB3-interacting and GLEBS motif-containing protein ZNF207 isoform X3, producing the protein MGRKKKKQLKPWCWYCNRDFDDEKILIQHQKAKHFKCHICHKKLYTGPGLAIHCMQVHKETIDAVPNAIPGRTDIELEIYGMEGIPEKDMEERRRLLEQKTQESQKKKQQDDSDEYEDDESAASTSFQPQQVQPQQGYIPPMAQPGLPPVPGAPGMPPGIPPLMAGVPPMMPGMPPVMPGMPPGMMPMGGMMPPGPGIPPLMPGMPPGRSGLSNSYYGMPPPVGPRPGMPPMTQAQPVTAPGILNRPPAPAAAAPTPQPPVTKPLFPSAGQMGTPVTSSSAASSNSESLSASSNALFPSTAQAAAAVPGPVGTDFKPLNSTPATTTEPPKPTFPAYTQSTASTTSTTNSTAAKPATSITSKPATLTTTSATSKLIHPDEDISLEERRAQLPKYQRNLPRPGQAALGNPPVGPIGGMMPPQPGIPPQQQGMRPPMPPHGQYGAHHQGMPGYLPGAMPPYGQGPPMVPPYQSGPPRPPMGMRPPVMSQGGRY; encoded by the exons ATGGGCCGTAAGAAGAAGAAGCAGTTGAAGCCTTGGTGCTG GTACTGTAATAGGGATTTTGATGATGAGAAAATCCTTATACAGCATCAAAAAGCAAAGCACTTTAAATGCCATATATGTCATAAGAAACTCTATACAGGACCTGGTTTAGCTATACACTGCATGCAG gtACATAAAGAAACAATAGATGCTGTTCCAAATGCTATTCCTGGAAGAACAGACATTGAACTGGAAATCTATGGAATGGAAGGCATTCCAGAAAAAGACATGGAGGAACGGAGGAGGTTACTTGAACAAAAAACTCAGG AGagccagaaaaagaaacaacaggaTGATTCTGATGAGTATGAAGATGATGAATCTGCAGCTTCAACTTCATTTCAACCCCAGCAAGTTCAGCCGCAGCAGGGGTACATTCCCCCAATGGCACAGCCAGGTTTGCCTCCTGTGCCAGGTGCACCAGGGATGCCTCCAG gtatACCGCCATTAATGGCAGGTGTTCCACCTATGATGCCTGGAATGCCTCCAGTTATGCCTGGAATGCCACCTGG GATGATGCCAATGGGTGGAATGATGCCTCCTGGGCCAGGAATCCCACCTCTTATGCCTGGTATGCCACCAGGTAGGTCAGGGTTGTCGAACTCGTACTATG GGATGCCCCCTCCTGTTGGGCCTCGGCCGGGCATGCCTCCAATGACACAAGCACAGCCTGTTACAGCCCCGGGCATTCTAAACCggcctccagctcctgctgcagcagcaccgaCCCCACAGCCTCCAGTTACTAAACCACTCTTCCCAAGTGCAGGGCAG ATGGGGACACCTGTCACAAGCTCAAGTGCAGCTTCCTCcaattcagaaagtctctcaGCATCTTCTAACGCTCTGTTTCCTAGCACAGCACAA gctgcagcagctgtgccagggccagtTGGTACCGATTTCAAACCTTTGAATTCTACACCTGCAACAACAACGGAACCCCCCAAACCAACATTCCCGGCTTACACACAGTCTACAGCCTCAACCACTAGCACGACAAACAGCACTGCAGCTAAACCAGCTACATCTATCACAAGTAAGCCTGCTACCCTCACAACAACCAGTGCAACCAGTAAGTTGATCCATCCAGATGAGGATATATCACTG GAAGAGAGAAGGGCACAGTTGCCTAAATACCAGCGCAATCTTCCTCGACCAGGCCAGGCTGCCCTGGGTAATCCACCAGTTGGACCAATTGGAGGTATGATGCCaccacagccaggaattcctccaCAACAACAAGGAATGAGACCTCCCATGCCACCTCATG GTCAGTATGGTGCTCATCATCAGGGCATGCCAGGATATCTTCCTGGAGCAATGCCTCCATACGGTCAGGGACCTCCAATGGTGCCCCCATACCAGAGTGGACCTCCTCGCCCTCCGATGGGAATGAGACCGCCCGTAATGTCGCAAGGTGGCCGCTACTGA
- the ZNF207 gene encoding BUB3-interacting and GLEBS motif-containing protein ZNF207 isoform X6 — translation MGRKKKKQLKPWCWYCNRDFDDEKILIQHQKAKHFKCHICHKKLYTGPGLAIHCMQVHKETIDAVPNAIPGRTDIELEIYGMEGIPEKDMEERRRLLEQKTQESQKKKQQDDSDEYEDDESAASTSFQPQQVQPQQGYIPPMAQPGLPPVPGAPGMPPGIPPLMAGVPPMMPGMPPVMPGMPPGLHQQRKYMQSFCGGNMMMPMGGMMPPGPGIPPLMPGMPPGMPPPVGPRPGMPPMTQAQPVTAPGILNRPPAPAAAAPTPQPPVTKPLFPSAGQAAAAVPGPVGTDFKPLNSTPATTTEPPKPTFPAYTQSTASTTSTTNSTAAKPATSITSKPATLTTTSATSKLIHPDEDISLEERRAQLPKYQRNLPRPGQAALGNPPVGPIGGMMPPQPGIPPQQQGMRPPMPPHGQYGAHHQGMPGYLPGAMPPYGQGPPMVPPYQSGPPRPPMGMRPPVMSQGGRY, via the exons ATGGGCCGTAAGAAGAAGAAGCAGTTGAAGCCTTGGTGCTG GTACTGTAATAGGGATTTTGATGATGAGAAAATCCTTATACAGCATCAAAAAGCAAAGCACTTTAAATGCCATATATGTCATAAGAAACTCTATACAGGACCTGGTTTAGCTATACACTGCATGCAG gtACATAAAGAAACAATAGATGCTGTTCCAAATGCTATTCCTGGAAGAACAGACATTGAACTGGAAATCTATGGAATGGAAGGCATTCCAGAAAAAGACATGGAGGAACGGAGGAGGTTACTTGAACAAAAAACTCAGG AGagccagaaaaagaaacaacaggaTGATTCTGATGAGTATGAAGATGATGAATCTGCAGCTTCAACTTCATTTCAACCCCAGCAAGTTCAGCCGCAGCAGGGGTACATTCCCCCAATGGCACAGCCAGGTTTGCCTCCTGTGCCAGGTGCACCAGGGATGCCTCCAG gtatACCGCCATTAATGGCAGGTGTTCCACCTATGATGCCTGGAATGCCTCCAGTTATGCCTGGAATGCCACCTGG ATTACATCAACAGAGAAAATACATGCAGTCATTTTGTGGTGGAAACAT GATGATGCCAATGGGTGGAATGATGCCTCCTGGGCCAGGAATCCCACCTCTTATGCCTGGTATGCCACCAG GGATGCCCCCTCCTGTTGGGCCTCGGCCGGGCATGCCTCCAATGACACAAGCACAGCCTGTTACAGCCCCGGGCATTCTAAACCggcctccagctcctgctgcagcagcaccgaCCCCACAGCCTCCAGTTACTAAACCACTCTTCCCAAGTGCAGGGCAG gctgcagcagctgtgccagggccagtTGGTACCGATTTCAAACCTTTGAATTCTACACCTGCAACAACAACGGAACCCCCCAAACCAACATTCCCGGCTTACACACAGTCTACAGCCTCAACCACTAGCACGACAAACAGCACTGCAGCTAAACCAGCTACATCTATCACAAGTAAGCCTGCTACCCTCACAACAACCAGTGCAACCAGTAAGTTGATCCATCCAGATGAGGATATATCACTG GAAGAGAGAAGGGCACAGTTGCCTAAATACCAGCGCAATCTTCCTCGACCAGGCCAGGCTGCCCTGGGTAATCCACCAGTTGGACCAATTGGAGGTATGATGCCaccacagccaggaattcctccaCAACAACAAGGAATGAGACCTCCCATGCCACCTCATG GTCAGTATGGTGCTCATCATCAGGGCATGCCAGGATATCTTCCTGGAGCAATGCCTCCATACGGTCAGGGACCTCCAATGGTGCCCCCATACCAGAGTGGACCTCCTCGCCCTCCGATGGGAATGAGACCGCCCGTAATGTCGCAAGGTGGCCGCTACTGA
- the ZNF207 gene encoding BUB3-interacting and GLEBS motif-containing protein ZNF207 isoform X8 — translation MGRKKKKQLKPWCWYCNRDFDDEKILIQHQKAKHFKCHICHKKLYTGPGLAIHCMQVHKETIDAVPNAIPGRTDIELEIYGMEGIPEKDMEERRRLLEQKTQESQKKKQQDDSDEYEDDESAASTSFQPQQVQPQQGYIPPMAQPGLPPVPGAPGMPPGIPPLMAGVPPMMPGMPPVMPGMPPGMMPMGGMMPPGPGIPPLMPGMPPGMPPPVGPRPGMPPMTQAQPVTAPGILNRPPAPAAAAPTPQPPVTKPLFPSAGQAAAAVPGPVGTDFKPLNSTPATTTEPPKPTFPAYTQSTASTTSTTNSTAAKPATSITSKPATLTTTSATSKLIHPDEDISLEERRAQLPKYQRNLPRPGQAALGNPPVGPIGGMMPPQPGIPPQQQGMRPPMPPHGQYGAHHQGMPGYLPGAMPPYGQGPPMVPPYQSGPPRPPMGMRPPVMSQGGRY, via the exons ATGGGCCGTAAGAAGAAGAAGCAGTTGAAGCCTTGGTGCTG GTACTGTAATAGGGATTTTGATGATGAGAAAATCCTTATACAGCATCAAAAAGCAAAGCACTTTAAATGCCATATATGTCATAAGAAACTCTATACAGGACCTGGTTTAGCTATACACTGCATGCAG gtACATAAAGAAACAATAGATGCTGTTCCAAATGCTATTCCTGGAAGAACAGACATTGAACTGGAAATCTATGGAATGGAAGGCATTCCAGAAAAAGACATGGAGGAACGGAGGAGGTTACTTGAACAAAAAACTCAGG AGagccagaaaaagaaacaacaggaTGATTCTGATGAGTATGAAGATGATGAATCTGCAGCTTCAACTTCATTTCAACCCCAGCAAGTTCAGCCGCAGCAGGGGTACATTCCCCCAATGGCACAGCCAGGTTTGCCTCCTGTGCCAGGTGCACCAGGGATGCCTCCAG gtatACCGCCATTAATGGCAGGTGTTCCACCTATGATGCCTGGAATGCCTCCAGTTATGCCTGGAATGCCACCTGG GATGATGCCAATGGGTGGAATGATGCCTCCTGGGCCAGGAATCCCACCTCTTATGCCTGGTATGCCACCAG GGATGCCCCCTCCTGTTGGGCCTCGGCCGGGCATGCCTCCAATGACACAAGCACAGCCTGTTACAGCCCCGGGCATTCTAAACCggcctccagctcctgctgcagcagcaccgaCCCCACAGCCTCCAGTTACTAAACCACTCTTCCCAAGTGCAGGGCAG gctgcagcagctgtgccagggccagtTGGTACCGATTTCAAACCTTTGAATTCTACACCTGCAACAACAACGGAACCCCCCAAACCAACATTCCCGGCTTACACACAGTCTACAGCCTCAACCACTAGCACGACAAACAGCACTGCAGCTAAACCAGCTACATCTATCACAAGTAAGCCTGCTACCCTCACAACAACCAGTGCAACCAGTAAGTTGATCCATCCAGATGAGGATATATCACTG GAAGAGAGAAGGGCACAGTTGCCTAAATACCAGCGCAATCTTCCTCGACCAGGCCAGGCTGCCCTGGGTAATCCACCAGTTGGACCAATTGGAGGTATGATGCCaccacagccaggaattcctccaCAACAACAAGGAATGAGACCTCCCATGCCACCTCATG GTCAGTATGGTGCTCATCATCAGGGCATGCCAGGATATCTTCCTGGAGCAATGCCTCCATACGGTCAGGGACCTCCAATGGTGCCCCCATACCAGAGTGGACCTCCTCGCCCTCCGATGGGAATGAGACCGCCCGTAATGTCGCAAGGTGGCCGCTACTGA